A part of Liolophura sinensis isolate JHLJ2023 chromosome 1, CUHK_Ljap_v2, whole genome shotgun sequence genomic DNA contains:
- the LOC135461693 gene encoding uncharacterized protein LOC135461693, which produces MHPQLSIWILVLGMVFSDLLVVTPAVEYTPDGLEIRMNTTCRQIDIECPYNHSIEILSKLDGAKTYHCPNTEPECCSFNETTDCYQPTTPGLLRFQRQVCENRTTCTIYLPGGISVGCAISQYVVVSYVCQYGGPTTLPSTTLPPTRPAVQKTEVNLLAALIAPIVVVFALVVIILLVIYYRYYRGHKDLLEADKTPSSVTHLRMKVDKSQARVKTAPRFKLDTGLSGHGLGLHGSKWSKSNIDYRKFGNSELHSQYSYAPTGNIWKQANWMTSLSSPNHIYKKRRDDDKVSRARFLMAARDRDLDSLGFEDDLGFPDISIFSIAQARQSPDSGLDNLGYILPVIQDPPAAESPALHRHSPAPHRSSPAPVRNSPAPALRMAAYHRNSPASARHLAANHRSSPAPVRNSPAPALRMAAYHRNSPASARHLAANHRTSPVPVRHSPTQPLYSPALSSNPATPRPSPVPHHHHSPQGALDVERLFQQQRDAVFQTSLSPDDALRRPQFRQPTDQRRRYDSGIIPDHDPVSNWTIPTSPNSAFQPHQSNDHSDETNDAFSNLSSTIGTEMLY; this is translated from the exons ATGGACTGGAAATCCGGATGAACACAACCTGTCGTCAGATTGATATTGAATGTCCGTACAACCATAGTATAGAGATATTGTCGAAGCTGGATGGCGCCAAAACCTACCACTGTCCGAATACTGAGCCAGAGTGCTGCTCTTTCAACGAGACAACGGACTGTTACCAGCCCACCACACCAGGGTTGTTAAGATTTCAGCGCCAGGTGTGTGAAAACCGAACTACTTGTACTATATACTTACCCGGTGGAATATCGGTAGGGTGTGCCATCAGCCAGTATGTGGTTGTCTCCTACGTGTGTCAATACGGAG GTCCTACCACTTTACCTAGCACAACACTTCCACCAACTCGACCTGCAGTCCAGAAAACAGAAGTAAACC TTCTTGCAGCACTGATTGCCCCCATCGTCGTCGTGTTCGCTTTGGTCGTTATTATTTTGCTAGTGATTTACTACAG ATATTATCGAGGGCATAAGGACCTCCTAGAAGCCGACAAAACCCCTTCCTCTGTCACCCATCTTAGGATGAAGGTGGACAAATCACAAGCCCGAGTGAAGACGGCGCCGAGGTTCAAGCTGGACACGGGATTGTCAGGGCACGGATTAGGGCTACACGGCTCGAAATGGTCAAAGAGCAATATCGACTATCGAAAGTTTGGAAACTCCGAGTTACACTCACAGTATTCCTACGCGCCCACCGGAAACATATGGAAACAGGCAAATTGGATGACATCACTGTCAAGCCCGAATCATATTTATAAAAAGAGGAGAGACGACGACAAAGTGAGTAGGGCGCGATTCCTGATGGCAGCGAGGGATAGAGATTTAGATAGCTTGGGCTTCGAGGACGACCTGGGCTTTCCTGATATCAGCATATTTTCTATTGCTCAAGCGAGACAAAGCCCAGACAGTGGCCTAGATAACCTCGGATACATATTGCCTGTAATTCAAGACCCGCCAGCAGCGGAATCGCCGGCGCTACATCGTCATTCTCCGGCGCCTCACCGCAGTTCTCCGGCACCAGTTCGGAATTCTCCGGCACCGGCTCTCCGCATGGCGGCATATCACCGCAATTCTCCAGCATCGGCTCGTCATTTGGCGGCAAATCACCGCAGCTCTCCGGCACCAGTTCGAAATTCTCCGGCACCGGCTCTCCGCATGGCGGCATATCACCGCAATTCTCCAGCATCGGCTCGTCATTTGGCGGCAAATCATCGCACATCTCCAGTGCCAGTTCGACATTCTCCGACACAACCTCTGTATTCACCGGCGCTGAGCTCCAACCCTGCGACACCTCGTCCATCTCCCGTGCCGCATCACCATCATTCTCCACAGGGTGCGCTTGACGTGGAGAGattatttcaacaacaacgtgaTGCAGTCTTTCAAACGTCGCTCAGCCCCGACGATGCCTTAAGGCGACCTCAGTTCCGCCAGCCAACAGATCAAAGGCGACGCTACGACTCTGGCATCATTCCTGATCATGACCCAGTTTCTAATTGGACGATACCCACAAGCCCCAATAGTGCCTTCCAACCACATCAAAGCAACGATCATTCCGACGAAACAAACGATGCTTTTAGCAATTTGAGCTCAACTATTGGTACAGAAATGCTATACTGA
- the LOC135462077 gene encoding uncharacterized protein LOC135462077 yields MGLILLVSITIYRKRRNRGDKSVERREAQEESVTYYNVQIDNSPNPPGRSDSELNMNSPAISTESEEPQPTSDYEGISSQNEMPFREHNYEKISVSNETSAYTSMAFTPDYVNAEGY; encoded by the exons ATGGGACTCATCCTGCTCGTATCTATCACTATCTACCGAAAACG aCGCAACCGAGGGGACAAGAGTGTTGAACGTCGGGAAGCCCAGGAAGAGAGTGTCACGTATTACAACGTGCAAATAGATAACTCGCCCAACCCACCAGGCCGGAGTGACTCTGAATTGAACATGAACAGTCCAGCCATATCTACAGAAAGTGAGGAGCCCCAACCTACGTCAGATTACGAGGGCATCTCGTCACAGAATGAAATGCCTTTCAGAGAACACAACTATGAGAAGATTAGCGTCAGCAACGAGACGTCGGCATACACCAGTATGGCCTTCACCCCTGATTACGTCAACGCTGAAGGGTATTGA
- the LOC135461702 gene encoding uncharacterized protein LOC135461702, which yields MDHLGIYKLSLLLVVGLSTKLVASQNPNPPTTTQLTKTPNSTVPASPQPTTAASATEPFPYIIPIAVAAGATLGLILIICIIICCIWRNRGKTSIDRPDVRKESVTEVNIVKRGDDNRVKTAPRFKEDSNWNRPDLTPSTFDDNGQVENPSYPQGLYALPHKSAKAAVVTIETEEPQPPSHYETVSPENETSPGKPLIRQNYEKAKLSNEGSTYTNVAFTPDDVSDDEGSHDPDKNSPPGGNRVRFAPDDEYTGRGSPDGGHSEQVTLREGLSEDRDKVISGMYAKVNKQGVQLKEDPM from the exons ATGGACCACCTGGGTATATACAAGCTGTCGCTGCTGCTGGTAGTGGGACTGTCGACGAAACTGGTAGCTTCTCAGA ATCCGAATCCTCCTACAACTACCCAGTtaacaaagacaccaaacagtACAGTCCCGGCATCCCCACAGCCTACAACAGCCGCTTCTGCTACAGAACCCTTCCCATACATCA TTCCGATCGCTGTGGCGGCTGGAGCTACTCTGGGACTTATTCTAATCATCTGTATTATAATCTGCTGTATATG GCGTAACCGAGGCAAAACGAGTATAGATCGTCCAGATGTCAGGAAAGAGAGCGTCACAGAAGTGAACATCGTCAAGAGAGGTGACGACAACAGGGTGAAAACAGCGCCCAGATTCAAAGAGGATTCCAACTGGAACCGTCCTGATCTCACCCCCAGCACTTTTGACGACAATGGACAAGTAGAAAATCCATCCTACCCTCAAGGCCTTTACGCGCTTCCTCATAAGAGCGCTAAGGCGGCAGTCGTTACCATAGAGACGGAGGAGCCCCAACCGCCTTCTCATTACGAGACAGTCTCACCCGAGAACGAGACGTCTCCGGGAAAGCCTCTAATCAGACAGAACTATGAAAAAGCTAAGCTGAGCAACGAGGGTTCAACCTACACCAACGTGGCTTTCACCCCCGATGACGTCAGTGATGACGAGGGTTCTCACGATCCCGATAAAAACTCTCCTCCTGGCGGAAATCGCGTCAGATTTGCTCCCGACGACGAATACACCGGCAGAGGGAGTCCGGACGGTGGTCATTCTGAGCAGGTCACACTGCGCGAGGGTCTCTCCGAGGACAGGGACAAGGTGATCAGTGGAATGTACGCTAAGGTCAATAAGCAAGGGGTACAACTAAAAGAGGACCCTATGTAA